The Lysobacter gummosus sequence TGCCGGCTCCACCGCCGCTTCGCTGGCCTCGGCCGGCACGGTGCGCATGGCGACCTCGGCAACGATCAGCTTTTCCAGCGCTTCGTTGAACTTGGACGGCTTCAGCGATCCGCCCAGACGATACAGATACGAGCGCAGGAACGCGGCGCGCTCGGCCGGCGCATACAGATCGCGGGTCATGAACGGCAGATCCGATTCGACCATCAGACGGATGGCGAGCATCGGCACCGGGCTGCGCAGCGGACGGAAGTCGGGATTGCGCAGGCCCGGGCTTTCGTTCATCGAATGGAACTCGCCGAGCATCATGCCCTGGTCGACGAAGTACGGCTTGAGCCGGTACTGCACCTTATCGACCAGCGCCGCGCCTTCCGCGCCGCGCGCGGTCAGGGTCGGGAACGCGACCAGGAACGCCTTGTTGATCGAGTCCGGCGACTTGGTCGGCTCGGTCGCCAGGAATACGTTGCGGTATTCCTTGATGATCTCCGAGATGCTGTCCACGGTCGGCTCGGCGTCGGCGACCTCGGAAATCCAGATCGTGTCCATGTTCAGGGCGCCCGGAACGAACGGGCAGATCGAACCGGAACGGCCGAGGTTGGGATGCGGCGCGCCGATGAATTCGCGCACCCACTTGAGCATGCCGGCCAAGGTCGAAGTCGGCTCGCATTCGCGCTCCACTTCCGAGACCCGCATCAGCCGCGGCACCGCGGACGACTGCATCGCCGCCGGCGTCTGGTCGTTGTGTCCGGCCGCCGCGGCGGCGTGCTTGCACGGCGCCGGGGATTGCCCTAGCTCAGTCTTCATTTCGCACTCCTTGCCTTCACGTTGTCGCGCCAGCCTTGCTGACCTGCTCGATACTTCCTGTTCATCGCTGCACTTCCTGTCGTTGTGAACCGGCCGTCCCCTAGAGGCCGCCTGGTGATCCGCGCCACGCCTCAGTACGAGGGCTCGGCGATGATTTGATTCTTTTCTTCGGCTGCCGCCACGTCTTCGAGTTCGTCGATGCGGCGGATCGCCGGCACGCCGTAGGCCCACAGCGCGACCAGGCTCATCGACACGCCCAGCAGCACGAACATCAGGCCGATGCCGCGGCCGGGGCCGACGCCGATCACGCTGCCGACGCTGTCGGCCAGCCAACCGTTTTCAAGCAGCGCCGGACCGAACACGTAATCCGACAACGGCCCGGCCAGGCAGTAACCGATCGCCATCGCCACGTTGAGCACCAGGTCCTGGATCGCGAAGCAGCGGCCCAGCAACTGCGGCGGAACCTTGCTTTGCCACAGCGAGTTGTTGGAGGCGTCGATCGCCGGCAGCATCGTGAACAACACGAACCCCGCCACCGCGACCAGAAGGAACGTGGGATGCAGCCCATGCGCGGCCAGGAACACGCCGCCGAGCATCGAGAACACCAGCACCCCGTTGATGCGCTTCTTCGGCCCGCCCGACATCGTCATCGCCAGGCCGCCGAGCAGCAGGCCGCAGCCGCTGATGGCGTATTGCATGCCGACCCGCTCCGGCGTGGAGAACGACAGCAGCAAGGGTGCGATGAGCACGCTGGCGATGGCGAACACGAAATGGTTATAGCCATACACCTTCAGCAGGCCGAGCAATCCCGGCCGCCCGTGCACGTAACGCCAGCCGATCACCGCTTCGCGCAAGACGCTTTCGGGCGCTGCGCCGGTGCTCGCCGGCGCGCGCGGGATCGTCACCAGCAACAAGGTCACGATGCCGACGGCGAAGGTCGAAGCATCGATCAGCAGCACGCCCTTGAAATCGATGGCGCTGACCAGGAAACCGGCCAGCAGCGGCCCGCAGATCGAGGCCGCGGCTTCGCCGGAATGAACCAGCCCGTTCGCGCGCGGCAGATGTTGCGCCGGCACCAGCAGCGGCACGCTGGCGAGGAAAGCCGGCTTGCGGAAGGTTTCCAGCAGCGAGGCGGTCGCGGCGACCGCGTACACATGCCAGACCGCGAGTTGGCCAGTGGACAGCAGCAAGGCCAACGACGCCATCAAGGTCATCGCCGCTACGTCGCAGACCATCAGGATCGTGCGCCGGTCCCAGCGATCGACCAGCGCGCCGGCCCACGGCGCGGCGAAGATCGCCGGCAGCGCGGTGACGATGAAGGTGATCGCGAACTGGGTGGTCGAGCCGGTGGTGCGCAGCACCCACAGTCCCAGGGCGAAGCTCGACAGCTTCGAGCCGATGCCCGAGAGCATCTGCCCGATCCACACCAGCAGGAAATTCCGCGACAGCACGAACCGGCTCATACCCGTATTGCTCCCTTGCATGACTGCATCGGCATGCGGCCGCGCCATCGCTTCGTGGTGGTGCTCATAGCGGCAGCTCCGCTGGTGCGTCATCGGACTGAAAATCGACCGTCGGCGTCTTCGCCGGGGCACCCGTCCGCGTCGCTTGCGCGCGGGCGCGGCGATCGCCCACGCGCGAGGCCAGCGCGGCGAGCGTGGGCTGTTCGAACAGATCGGCCAGGGCCAGATCGAAACCGGCCGCGTGCAGACGGCCTTGCACTTGCAGGGCCAGCAGCGAATGACCGCCGAGGTCGAAGAAGCGGTCGTTGCGGCCGACGCGGTCGAGCTTGAGTGCGTCGGCCCACAGCTGCGCCAGCAGGGTTTCGGTCTCGCCTTGCGGCGCTTCGTAGTCGCGGCGGCGGTAGGCATCGGCGTCGGGCGCCGGCAACGCCTTGTGGTCGAGCTTGCCGTTGGAGGTGCGCGGCAGGCTTTGCAGTTGCAGATAGGCCGACGGCAGCATGTAGTCCGGCAGCGTCGCGCTCAGATGGGCACGCAATGCGTCGGCGTCCATCGCCGTATCGTCGTGGGTGACGATGTAGGCCACCAGGCGCTTGTGGCCCGGCTGATCTTCACGCGCCAGCACCACGGCGTCGCGCACCGATTCGTGCTCGATCAGGCGCGATTCGATCTCGCCCAGCTCGATGCGGAAGCCGCGGATCTTGACTTGGAAGTCGTTGCGGCCCAGGTATTCGATATTACCGTCGGCTCGCCAGCGACCCAGGTCGCCGGTCTTGTACATGCGCTCGCCGTCGATGAACGGATTACGCAGGAAGCGTTCCGCGGTCAGCTCATCACGGTTGAAGTAGCCGCGCGCCACGCCGGCGCCGCCGATGTACAACTCGCCGCTGGCGCCCATCGGCACCGGCTGCAAGTGGCGGTCGAGCAGGTAAATCTGGGTATTCGCCAGCGGACGGCCGATGTGCGGGGCGAAGCCGCTGTCGCGGTCCATCGCGACCCAGGTCGAGTAGGTCGTAGTTTCAGTCGGGCCGTACAGGTTGCACAGGCGCTGCACCGGGGTCTGCGCGAACAGGCGTTCGGCCAGTTCGCGCTTCAGCGCTTCGCCGGCGACGTTGACGACTTCGACCTTGGGGTCGATCGCCTGAGCGTCCAGCAAGGCTTGCAATGCAGACGGAACGGTGTTGATCAGGCGGATGTCGTGCTCGCCTTCCTGCAGCGCCAGCGCGTCATCGACCACTTCCGTGCAGCCGCCGACGATCAGCGGGGCGAAGCATTCGTAGATCGACAGATCGAAGTTCAGCGAGGTCGAGAACAGCGTCTTCGCCAGCACCGACGCTTCGAACGATTCCTTCGCCCAGACCAGGAAGTTCACCGCGTTGCGGTGTTCGATCATCACGCCCTTCGGCATGCCGGTCGAACCGGAGGTGTAGATCAGGTAGGCAAGATGGTTAGACGTCAGACCGTTCACGGCTGGCGCTTCGGAAGATTCGCTCCGCCACGCCGCATCCGGATCAACCAGATCGATCAACGGCGCCGCCACCACGTCCGGCAACGACTCGCGCGCCGTCGCCGAAGTCAGCACCGCCACCGGCGCGCTGTCGGCCAGCATGTGCGCCAGACGATCGCGCGGGTACACCGGGTCCAGCGGCACGTAGGCGCCGCCGGCCTTGAGTACGCCGAACACGCCGATCACCATCGAAAGACCGCGTTCGATACTGATGCCGACACGGTCGTCGGGCTTCACGCCCAGGCCGATCAAATGATTCGCAAGCCGGTTGGCCTGACGATCCAATTCGGCATAGCTCAGCGATTCGCCACGATGCACCACCGCCGTCGCATCCGGCGTCCGCGCGACCTGCGCCTCGAACAACTGGTGGATGCAAGCCTGCTCGGGATACGCCTTGCCGGTATCGTTGAGATCGGCCAGTACGCGCTGCCGCTCAGCCGCCGGCAACACCTCCAACTGCGTCAGCGCCGAACCCGGCGCCTGTTCCAGCGCCTGCGCCAACGAAGCCAGCGCGGTATCGAACATCGCGCAGATCAGAGCCGGATCGATCGACTCATCGACCTGGACGTTGAAGCTCAAGCCGCCATCGGCCTCATCGTTGACCGACACGGTCAAGGGATAGTTGGTCCGCTCCGACCACTGCAGCAGTTCCAGGCCGGTGGAGAAACCGTCCTGCGCATCGCCGCCCTCGCCCGCCGCCTGATAGCGGTAATTGAGCAGCGAGTTGAACAACGGCAGCGGCGACGGCACCGCGCTGCAACGCTGGGCCAGATTGAACGGCGCGTGCTCGTGACGCAGCAGTTCGGTCAGGCGCTCGTGCGCCAGTCGCACCTTGTCGCGCACGCTGCCTTCGCCCAGCGCCAGACGCAGCGGCAAGGTGTTGATGAACACGCCCATGCCGCGATCGGCGCCTTCGCCGCCGTGCATGCGGCCGAACATCACCGTGCCGAACACGACATCGTCGCGGCCGCTGACCCGTGCCAGCACCATCGCCCAGGCGAGGTGGCACAGCGTCGCCGGGCCCACGCCGGCGGCGCGCGCGGCCGCGCGCAGGCGGCGGCTGAGATCGGCGGAGACTTCGAAATCGGCTTCGGCGATGCGGCTGCCGTCGCCCTGGGTATCGAGCAGGCCGAACGCCGCGGTCGGCTCATCGATATCGCCCAACAGATTGCGGAAATAGCTTTCGTGCTCTTCGCGGCTCACACCCAGGCGAGCCTGAGCGACGAAATTGCGGAACGGCACCGGCGCCGGCAGTTCGCTGACGCGGCCGCGCAGGATCGCCTCGACTTCCTCGTGAATCAGCTGCAGCGCGGTGTGATCGCTGGTCAGGTGATGCATCAGTTCCAGCGCGACCCAGCGCTGGTTGCGCTCGTCGCGGGCGATGAACCAGCGCCACGCCGGCGCCTGGCGCAGATCCAGACGGTAATGGCGCGGATCGAAACGCTCGCGCAGCTGTACGGCGATATCGCCGTCGGCCGGATCGAGTTCGATCTGCTCGATCACCAGCGGCGCGCGCCGCCACACCACCTGCACCGGTTCGGGCAGGCCTTCCCAGGCCAGCGCGGTGCGCAGGATGTCGTGACGGTCGATCACCGTCTGCAAGGCTTCGGCGTAGCGATCGAAATCCTCGCGATGCTGCACGGCGTACAGCGTCGGCGACAGGAACACGTCGCCGTGGCGGCCGAGCGCGTGGTGGAACAGGAAGCTTTCCTGCAGCGGCGCCAGCGGATAGATGTCCTGGACATTGGCCGCGCCGCCGGGCACCGCCGCGATGATGCGGTCGATGTCGGCCTGCTGCAGCCGCACCAGCGGCAACATCGCGGGCACGATGGTGTCGCTGTCGGGCGCGATCGCGTTGGCCGGCACCGCCACGCTGGCGTAGTCGCCGCCGACCGCCGCGGCCAGCGCCTGCAAGGTCGGCGCGGCGAACAAGGCGCGCACGTCGATGGCCAGGCCGGCGTTGCGCATGCGCTCGATCAGGCTCACCGCCAGCAGCGAATGGCCGCCGAGTTCGAAGAAGTTATCGTGCCGGCCGACCTGATCGAGCTTGAGCACTTCGCTCCACAACTGCGCGATCGCGGTTTCGACGGCACCGACCGGCGCCTCGTAGGCTCGCGACAGATACGCATCGGCCTGCGGCGCCGGCAATGCCTTGCGGTCCAGCTTGCCGTTGGTGGTCAGTGGCATGCGTTCCAGCACCACGTACGCCGCCGGCACCATGTACTCGGGCAGCGCCGCGCTCAGGTGTGCGCGCAGGGTTTCGATCTCGACGCCGGCTTCGTCGTTGCTTCGCACATAAGCGACCAGACGCTTGTCGCCGGGGCGATCCTCGCGCGCCAGCACCGCGACTTCGCCGACGCCGGGGCAACCGGCCAGGCAAGCTTCGATCTCGCCCAACTCGATACGGAAGCCGCGGATCTTGACCTGGAAATCGCCGCGGCCCAGGAACTGCAGGCTGCCGTCGGCATTCCAGCGCGTGCGGTCGCCGGTGCGGTACAACTTCGCCCCCGCCTGCGCCGCGAACGGATCGTCGAGGAAACGCGCGGCGGTGAGGTCCGGCGCGCCCAGATAGCCGTGCGCGACACCCACGCCGCCGATGCACAGCTCGCCTTCGGCGCCGCGCGGCAACAGCCGCAACTGCGCGTCCAGCACGTAGGTGCGCACGCCCGGCAGCGGCCGGCCGATCGGCAGCTCGGCGCCGGACAGCTCCGAGCCGTCGCGGGTGGCGAGCATGGTGGCGCAGACCGACGCCTCGGTCGGGCCGTAGTGGTTGCTCAGCGCGACCCGGCCTTGCGTGAGTTCCGCGAAGCGGCGCACCAGTTCCAGCGGAACGCTTTCGCCGCCGAACATCAACAGGCGCAGGTCCGGCAGCACCGGCGCATCGCGGCCAGCGCGCAGATCGATCAGGCCGTCGGTCCAGCGCCGCCACAACGCCGCCGGCGCGTCGATCGCGCTGATGCGATGTTCGCGGCAATAGTCTTCCAGCGCGCTCGCGGTCAGGTCGGCGGGCGAAGGATGCAGCACCAGCGCCGCGCCGACCGACAGGGCTGGGAATACGTCGCCGACCGAGGCATCGAACACCAGCGGTGGAATCATCAGCAGACGCTGGCCGGCGAAATCGTGTCCGGCGACGAAACCGCGCACCAGATTCATCGCGCCGCGATGGCTGACCACCACGCCCTTCGGCGTGCCGGTCGAGCCGGAGGTGTAAATCACGTACGCGGTGGCGTCTGCATCGGCGTTCAGCGCCGGCGCGCGGGTATGCGCCGCCAATCCGGCGACAGTGGCGATGTGGCCGGACAGGCTTGCGCGCCATTGCACGGCCTTGCCGGCGTATTCGGCGAAGGCCTCGTTCGGCAGCAACAGGGCCAGGACCTGCGCATCGTTGAGCACGTAAGCGATGCGTTCGTCGGGATAACCCGGATCGACCGGCACGTAAGCCGCGCCTGCGGCCAGGATGCCGAGCACGCCGATCAGCGAGTCGATCGAGCGATCGGCCAGGATCGCGATGCGGCTGTCGGCATCGGCGCCGAGTTCGCGCAGATGCCGGGCCACGCCGTTGGCGCGCGCGACCAGTTCGCCGTAGTTCAATTCGCGGCCGGGTTCGACCACGGCGGCCGCATCGGGTGTGCGTTCGGCCTGGGCCAGAATCCAGGCGTACAGCGATTGCGCATCGGCATCGAGATGCCCGTCGGCATGCGCGCCGCCGTCGCCGAGCGCGAGCAGCTCGGCGCGTTCGATCGCATCGGGCAGTTCGATGTCGGCGATCGCCTGATGCTCGTCGACAACCATCGCCTGCAGCATCCGCCGCAGATAGCCCAGATGGCGCTCGATGCTGGATCGGTCGAACAAAGCGCTGGCGTATTCCAGCTGGCCGACGATGCGCTCGCCGACTTCGCTCAGATCCAGGCCGAGATCGAACTTGGCGATGCCGTAGGCCGGATTGACTTCCGACACGCTCAAGCCGGGCAGGCGCAGGGATTCTTCGTCCAGATTCTGCCAGGCCAGCATCACCTGGAAGATCGGCGCATGCGCCAGGCTGCGCAGCGGGTTGACCAGCTCCACCACCTGCTCGAACGGCAGATCCTGATGATCCTGCGCTTCCAGCACCCGGCTCTTGACCTGCTGCAGCAGTTGCGCGGCGCTGCCGTCTATCTGCGCGCGCTGCGCCTGGGTGTTGACGAAGAAGCCGATCAGCGGCTCGATTTCCGGGCGCGTGCGATTGGCCACGGCGGTGCCGACGACGACATCGTCCTGGCCGGACAGGCGCGACAACACCGCCATCCACGCCGCCAGCACGGTCATGTACAAGGTCGCGCCGTGGCGCTGGCCGAGCTTGCGCAGGGCCTGGGTGAGTTCGGCGTCGAACTCCACCGGCACCGCGTCGCCGACGAAGGATTGCTGCGGCGGGCGCGGGCGATCGGTCGGCAGTTCCAGCAGCGCCGGCGCGCCGGCCAGCGCTTGCTGCCAGTAGTCGCTCTGCTTCGCCAGCACTTCGCCCTGCAGCCAGTGCCGTTGCCATACCGCGTAATCGGCGTACTGGATCGGCAACGGCGGCAGCGGATCGTCTTCGCCGGCCAGATAGGCGGCGTACAAGGCGCTCAGCTCTTCGGTGAACACGCCCGCCGACCAGCCGTCGGAGGCGATGTGATGCATGGTGATCGACAGGACGTGTTCGTCGTCCGCGGTCTGCAACAGCTCGCCGCGCAACAGCGGGCCGTGTTCCAGATCGAAGGCGCGGATGGTGGCGTCGGCCAGATGCCGGTCCAGCGCCGCGGCGTCGGCGCCGCGCAGATCGCGCATGCGCAGGTCGAAGCCGGCATCGGCCGGGCCGATGTGCTGCACGGTCTGGCCATCGACACGGCGGAAGGTGGTGCGCAGCACTTCGTGCCGCGCCACGATGCGGTCGAGCGCGCGCTGCAGCGCGCTGCGATCCAGCGCGCCGCGCAGGCGCAGCGCCATCGGGATGTGATACGCCTCGCTGCCGCCGTCGAGCTGGCTGAAGAACCACAGGCGTTGTTGCGCGTACGACAGCGGCAAGGCCTGATCGCGCGGCACCGGCAGGATCGGCTGCTGTTCGCTGCGGGTGCGTCCGTGCAAATGCTCGGCCAGCTCGGCCAGCACCGGACGCGCGAACAGATCCTTGAGCGAAACCTCGACTTCCAGCGCGCGGCGCAGGCGCGACAACAGCGTCACCGCAAGCAGCGAATGCCCGCCGAGTTCGAAGAAGTTGTCGTGGCGGCCGACCCGCTCGAGCTTTAGCACGTCGGCCCACAGCTGCGCCAGGGCGGATTCGACCTCGCCGACCGGCGCTTCGTATTCGCGCACCCGGTACGCGGAGGCGTCCGGCGCCGGCAGCGCCTGGCGGTCGAGCTTGCCGTTGCCGGTCATCGGCATGCGGTCCAGCACCACGAACGCGCCCGGCACCATGTAGGCCGGCAGGCTCTCGGCCAGATGCGCACGCAAGGCTTCGATATCGATTTGGCTCGGATCGGCGGCCGACACGTAACCGACCAGACGCTTGTCGCCGGGCTGGTCTTCGCGCGCCAGCACCGCGCTTTCGCGCACGCCGGGGAACTGCGCCAAACGCGCTTCGATCTCGCCCAGCTCGATGCGGAAGCCGCGAATCTTGACCTGGAAGTCGTTGCGTCCGAGGTATTCGATCTGGCCGTCGCCGCGCCAACGGCACAGGTCGCCGGTCTTGTACAGACGCTCGCCGGCCACGAACGGGCTGGCGATGAAACGCTCTTCGGTCAGCTGGGCGCGATTGAGATAGCCGCGCGCGACCTGGGCGCCCCCGATATAGAGCTCGCCCGCCACGCCGATCGGCGCCGGCTGCAGGTGCTGATCGAGGATGTAGATGCGGGTGTGCACGATCGGCTTGCCGATCAGCAGCTGCGAGGCCGGATCGCCGTCGAGCACGCACATGGTCGCGTCCACCGTCGCCTCGGTCGGGCCGTAGGCGTTGATCAGGCGCGGCAGGTGGCCGTCGCGCTGGAACCAGCGCGCGACCATTTCCGAGTTGACTTTCTCGCCGCCGATCATGATCTGGCGAACGCCGCGCGGAATCTCGCCGCCGCGTTCGTCGGCCAGCTGGTGCCAGAACGCGGTGGGCAGATTCAGCACGCTGATCTTCTGCTCTTCGCAGTGGCGCCAGAACGTGGTGGCATCGGCGATCCATTCGTCGCTGCGCAGCACCAGGGTGCAGCCGGTGCACAGCGCGCCGAAGTATTCCTCCACCGACATGTCGAAGCTCAGCGCGGCGAACTGCAGCAGGCGGTCGTCGGGTTCGAGCGCGTAGCCGACTTCCAGCGCATGCACCAGCGTGGTCAGGCTGCGGTGCTCGATCATCACGCCCTTGGGCAGACCGGTCGAGCCGGAGGTGTAGATCACATAGGCCAGCTGATCCGGCCGCAGACCCAGCGTGGCCGGGTCCGGGTTGCTGTCGTCGTGCGC is a genomic window containing:
- a CDS encoding non-ribosomal peptide synthase/polyketide synthase; its protein translation is MSAASIAQSLSAQVATLKFCADGHFDCALSLQWDAALLRELESLERAHRLSRCSVVAAACAAVLAKLSEHDSLLIGASLARGERAQRDGVAGRFVDARSLPIDATQSVGQWLAEVGRLVAADEGEVAGGGEISLFFARGETFELHLQLSAADDGIVGRLSHASALFDPAMAQRCAGYLQRAIGAMAADDAQPVDRIDLLDADERRLVLSDLNQTQAEYPQTACIHELFEAQVARTPDATAVVHGGESLSYAELNRQANRLANHLIGLGVKPDDRVGISIERGLSMVIGVFGVLKAGGAYVPLDPVYPRDRLAHMLADSAPVAVLTSAAARESLPDVVAAPLIDLVDPDAAWRNEPAEAPVVSGLTSSHLAYLIYTSGSTGMPKGVMIEHRNAVNFLAWAKESFEASVLAKTLFSTSLNFDLSIYECFAPLIVGGCTEVVDDALALQEGEHDIRLINTVPSALQALLDAQAIDPKVEVVNVAGEALKRELAERLFAQTPVLRLCNLYGPTETTTYSTWVAMGRDSGFAPHIGRPLANTQVYLLDRHLQPVPMGASGELYIGGAGVARGYFNRDELTAERFLPNPFIDGERMYKTGDLGRWRADGNIEYLGRNDFQVKIRGFRIELGEIESRLIEHESVRDAVVLAREDQPGDKRLVAYIVTQDDTAMDADALRAHLSATLPDYMLPSAYLQLQSLPRTSNGKLDRKALPAPDADAYRRRDYEAPQGETETLLAQLWADVLKLDRVGRHDHFFELGGHSLLAVTSLSRLRRALSVDVSLRDLFARPVLSELAAHLQGQARSEQQPILPVSRDQELPLSYAQQRLWFLAQVDGASGSYHVPLALRLSGRLDRDALQRTLDRIVWRHEALRTTFVREHEQTVQRIAAPELGFALQHRDLRGDVESLQGHLHAEAEAPFDLERGPLIRGQLLQTADDEHVLVVTMHHTVSDGWSKGLLIRELDALYSAYARGQDDPLPPLPIQYADYAVWQRQWMRGDQLSRQSAYWRNALDGAPVLLELPTDRPRPAQPVFVGASVAVELDAALTQSLKRLSQRHGITLYMTVLTAWMAVLSRLSGQDDVVVGSVVANRTRTEIEDLIGFFVNTQALRANIAGTVGELLQQVKGRVLDAQEHQDLPFEQVVEIVNPPRSLSHAPIFQVLLAWQNTDAGELALPDLSATPIEMPYDLAKLDLGLELSEVEDRIAGRLEYATALFDRATAERYVGYLRRMLQALASDDAQPVDRIDLLDADERRRVLSDLNQTQAEYPQTACIHELFEAQVARTPDATAVVHGGESLSYAELNRQANRLANHLIGLGVKPDDRVGISIERGLSMVIGVFGVLKSGGAYVPLDPVYPRDRLAHMLADSAPVAVLTSATARESLPDVVAAPLIDLVDPDAAWRNEPAEAPVVSGLTSSHLAYLIYTSGSTGMPKGVMIEHGNAVNFLVWAKESFEASVLAKTLFSTSLNFDLSIYECFAPLIVGGCTEVVNDALALQEGEHDIRLINTVPSALQALLDAQAIDPKVEVVNVAGEALKRELAERLFAQTPVQRLCNLYGPTETTTYSTWVAMDRDSGFAPHIGRPLANTQVYLLDRHLQPVPMGASGELYIGGAGVARGYFNRDELTAERFLPNPFIDGERMYKTGDLGRWRADGNIEYLGRNDFQVKIRGFRIELGEIESRLIEHEAVRDAVVLAREDQPGDKRLVAYIVTHDDTAMDADALRGHLSATLPDYMLPSAYLHLQSLPRTSNGKLDRKALPAPDADAYRRCDYEAPLTETETALAQIWAGVLKLDQVGRHDHFFELGGHSLLAVTLLSRIRSAMSVEVSLKDLFARPVLSDLAAHLQAQARSEQQPILPAPRDQELPLSYAQQRLWFLAQVDGGSEAYHIPLVLRLRGALDRAALQRALDRIVWRHEVLRTTFLRDQEQTVQRIAPADIGFSLQRADLRGADAAAVRRRLDEEAERPFDMERGPLARGLLLQVNDDEHLLAITMHHIVSDGWSLAVFSDELSALYAAYLAGEDDPLLPLPIQYSDYAVWQRQWLVGDVLSKQSDYWHKTLAGAPAVLELPTDRPRPPQQSFDGAIVPVHFDAELSQAVRRLSQRHGATLYMTVLAAWMAVLSRLSGQDDIVVGTAVANRTRSEIEGLIGFFVNTQALRVPVDGSASQLLQRVKTRVLEAQDHQDLPFEQIVERVNPVRSMAHAPIFQVMLAWQNTAEGVLEFPGIEASLEDSTYDVAKFDLSLDLGESDGCIVGRMEYATSLFDRATVERGVGYLRGMLAAMAADDAQAVDRIELLGADERHQILEAWNDTAAELPPPQCVQALFEAQVAQRPDAVALVYQGREVSYAELNRRANRLAHSLIAGGLKPDDRVAIYMERSAEMVVGILATLKAGGAYVPLDPAYPPDRLEYMLGDVGPKVVLTQPALRASLPATNAQVRVLDGDDAQSAHDDSNPDPATLGLRPDQLAYVIYTSGSTGLPKGVMIEHRSLTTLVHALEVGYALEPDDRLLQFAALSFDMSVEEYFGALCTGCTLVLRSDEWIADATTFWRHCEEQKISVLNLPTAFWHQLADERGGEIPRGVRQIMIGGEKVNSEMVARWFQRDGHLPRLINAYGPTEATVDATMCVLDGDPASQLLIGKPIVHTRIYILDQHLQPAPIGVAGELYIGGAQVARGYLNRAQLTEERFIASPFVAGERLYKTGDLCRWRGDGQIEYLGRNDFQVKIRGFRIELGEIEARLAQFPGVRESAVLAREDQPGDKRLVGYVSAADPSQIDIEALRAHLAESLPAYMVPGAFVVLDRMPMTGNGKLDRQALPAPDASAYRVREYEAPVGEVESALAQLWADVLKLERVGRHDNFFELGGHSLLAVTLLSRLRRALEVEVSLKDLFARPVLAELAEHLHGRTRSEQQPILPVPRDQALPLSYAQQRLWFFSQLDGGSEAYHIPMALRLRGALDRSALQRALDRIVARHEVLRTTFRRVDGQTVQHIGPADAGFDLRMRDLRGADAAALDRHLADATIRAFDLEHGPLLRGELLQTADDEHVLSITMHHIASDGWSAGVFTEELSALYAAYLAGEDDPLPPLPIQYADYAVWQRHWLQGEVLAKQSDYWQQALAGAPALLELPTDRPRPPQQSFVGDAVPVEFDAELTQALRKLGQRHGATLYMTVLAAWMAVLSRLSGQDDVVVGTAVANRTRPEIEPLIGFFVNTQAQRAQIDGSAAQLLQQVKSRVLEAQDHQDLPFEQVVELVNPLRSLAHAPIFQVMLAWQNLDEESLRLPGLSVSEVNPAYGIAKFDLGLDLSEVGERIVGQLEYASALFDRSSIERHLGYLRRMLQAMVVDEHQAIADIELPDAIERAELLALGDGGAHADGHLDADAQSLYAWILAQAERTPDAAAVVEPGRELNYGELVARANGVARHLRELGADADSRIAILADRSIDSLIGVLGILAAGAAYVPVDPGYPDERIAYVLNDAQVLALLLPNEAFAEYAGKAVQWRASLSGHIATVAGLAAHTRAPALNADADATAYVIYTSGSTGTPKGVVVSHRGAMNLVRGFVAGHDFAGQRLLMIPPLVFDASVGDVFPALSVGAALVLHPSPADLTASALEDYCREHRISAIDAPAALWRRWTDGLIDLRAGRDAPVLPDLRLLMFGGESVPLELVRRFAELTQGRVALSNHYGPTEASVCATMLATRDGSELSGAELPIGRPLPGVRTYVLDAQLRLLPRGAEGELCIGGVGVAHGYLGAPDLTAARFLDDPFAAQAGAKLYRTGDRTRWNADGSLQFLGRGDFQVKIRGFRIELGEIEACLAGCPGVGEVAVLAREDRPGDKRLVAYVRSNDEAGVEIETLRAHLSAALPEYMVPAAYVVLERMPLTTNGKLDRKALPAPQADAYLSRAYEAPVGAVETAIAQLWSEVLKLDQVGRHDNFFELGGHSLLAVSLIERMRNAGLAIDVRALFAAPTLQALAAAVGGDYASVAVPANAIAPDSDTIVPAMLPLVRLQQADIDRIIAAVPGGAANVQDIYPLAPLQESFLFHHALGRHGDVFLSPTLYAVQHREDFDRYAEALQTVIDRHDILRTALAWEGLPEPVQVVWRRAPLVIEQIELDPADGDIAVQLRERFDPRHYRLDLRQAPAWRWFIARDERNQRWVALELMHHLTSDHTALQLIHEEVEAILRGRVSELPAPVPFRNFVAQARLGVSREEHESYFRNLLGDIDEPTAAFGLLDTQGDGSRIAEADFEVSADLSRRLRAAARAAGVGPATLCHLAWAMVLARVSGRDDVVFGTVMFGRMHGGEGADRGMGVFINTLPLRLALGEGSVRDKVRLAHERLTELLRHEHAPFNLAQRCSAVPSPLPLFNSLLNYRYQAAGEGGDAQDGFSTGLELLQWSERTNYPLTVSVNDEADGGLSFNVQVDESIDPALICAMFDTALASLAQALEQAPGSALTQLEVLPAAERQRVLADLNDTGKAYPEQACIHQLFEAQVARTPDATAVVHRGESLSYAELDRQANRLANHLIGLGVKPDDRVGISIERGLSMVIGVFGVLKAGGAYVPLDPVYPRDRLAHMLADSAPVAVLTSATARESLPDVVAAPLIDLVDPDAAWRSESSEAPAVNGLTSNHLAYLIYTSGSTGMPKGVMIEHRNAVNFLVWAKESFEASVLAKTLFSTSLNFDLSIYECFAPLIVGGCTEVVDDALALQEGEHDIRLINTVPSALQALLDAQAIDPKVEVVNVAGEALKRELAERLFAQTPVQRLCNLYGPTETTTYSTWVAMDRDSGFAPHIGRPLANTQIYLLDRHLQPVPMGASGELYIGGAGVARGYFNRDELTAERFLRNPFIDGERMYKTGDLGRWRADGNIEYLGRNDFQVKIRGFRIELGEIESRLIEHESVRDAVVLAREDQPGHKRLVAYIVTHDDTAMDADALRAHLSATLPDYMLPSAYLQLQSLPRTSNGKLDHKALPAPDADAYRRRDYEAPQGETETLLAQLWADALKLDRVGRNDRFFDLGGHSLLALQVQGRLHAAGFDLALADLFEQPTLAALASRVGDRRARAQATRTGAPAKTPTVDFQSDDAPAELPL